One genomic region from Gossypium hirsutum isolate 1008001.06 chromosome D13, Gossypium_hirsutum_v2.1, whole genome shotgun sequence encodes:
- the LOC107918344 gene encoding mitochondrial uncoupling protein 3, which yields MKANVHGHKETRTRTGIKILLTSLSAMVAGTSTFPIDLTKTRLQLHGESQPLSSSTRRPTNSFRVAAGIVRDQGVSGLYKGLSPAIIRHLFYTPIRIVSYENLRNLVSADGSLSLSSKALVGGISGAIAQFVASPADLVKVRMQADGRLINKGLQPRYKGLFDAFNKIVAMEGLGGLWKGVLPNVQRAFLVNMGEVACYDHAKRFVINNQISDDNIYAHTLASIMSGLSATMLSCPVDVVKTRMMNQAASKEGNVLYKSSYDCLVKTVKIEGLTALWKGFFPTWARLGPWQFFFWVSYEKFRQISGLSSF from the exons ATGAAGGCAAATGTCCATGGACATAAAGAAACCAGAACCCGAACCGGAATTAAGATCTTGTTGACGTCACTATCGGCTATGGTGGCGGGAACTTCCACCTTTCCCATAGACTTAACCAAGACAAGGCTCCAGCTTCACGGCGAGTCTCAACCTCTCTCCTCCTCCACGCGCCGTCCCACCAATTCGTTCCGTGTCGCCGCCGGTATCGTCCGTGACCAAGGCGTTTCAGGGCTGTATAAAGGTCTCTCCCCGGCTATTATTAGGCATCTGTTCTACACTCCCATTCGGATCGTCAGTTACGAGAATTTAAGGAATTTGGTGAGCGCAGATGGCTCTCTTTCTCTGTCTTCTAAAGCGCTTGTAGGTGGCATTTCCGGCGCTATTGCTCAG TTTGTGGCAAGTCCAGCTGATCTTGTTAAGGTGAGGATGCAAGCGGATGGCCGTTTGATAAACAAGGGTCTTCAACCACGATACAAAGGACTCTTTGATGCTTTTAACAAAATTGTAGCCATGGAAGGTCTTGGAGGTCTTTGGAAAGGGGTTTTGCCAAATGTTCAGAGGGCGTTCTTAGTGAACATGGGTGAAGTAGCCTGTTATGATCATGCAAAACGTTTTGTTATAAATAATCAGATATCTGATGATAACATCTATGCACACACATTGGCATCGATCATGTCAGGTCTCTCTGCTACAATGCTGAGTTGTCCGGTTGATGTTGTGAAGACAAGAATGATGAATCAAGCGGCTAGTAAGGAAGGGAATGTTTTGTACAAGAGCTCATATGATTGTTTGGTGAAGACGGTGAAAATCGAAGGTTTAACAGCATTGTGGAAAGGTTTCTTTCCTACATGGGCAAGGCTTGGTCCTTGGCAATTCTTTTTCTGGGTATCTTACGAGAAGTTCCGACAAATTTCGGGGCTTTCTTCCTTCTGA